A genome region from Brienomyrus brachyistius isolate T26 chromosome 23, BBRACH_0.4, whole genome shotgun sequence includes the following:
- the prcc gene encoding proline-rich protein PRCC, whose product MSLVAYGSSDESDAEDSPKSLGAGGRSVGLFASLPAPKNPSAEGLRDAGANVPQPRDVPQISGATQLTAVPNPSQKSESKGNEDTLSLGFPPSRGTLSQESSTGLLLNLPKPKKRTEPVKISIPEIQRGDSDSDEDEPAKKKVLPQGSGGGLSSLLPQPRNLVLKETQRPLVPHTLTKRPQESRTPARSLGATPAPGASASPSAIKAAAKSAAMQLARQMAQEEDGSDEEVAPENYFSLQDSVEPPPATPVSDPEPSTASVLPPPPGMEAPFQSDAPLDFGSAPQGCTRPSSTWDGQEMDSYYPQYQDATGQIPAADAFSQEYYAGNYYQESESGVTGGEEAGSSSLFDDEAFRRLQGKRNRGKEEVKFLEIKGDDQLSGSQQWLTKNMTEEKEQRKSFSKKKGEQPTGQQRRKHQITYLIHQAKERELELKNSWADNKLTRRQTQAKYGF is encoded by the exons ATGTCTTTGGTAGCGTATGGTAGTAGTGATGAGAGCGACGCTGAAGACTCGCCAAAATCTTTGGGAGCCGGAGGCAGGAGCGTTGGACTTTTTGCGAGCCTCCCTGCACCTAAAAATCCCAGTGCGGAGGGTCTCAGAGACGCTGGAGCAAATGTCCCGCAACCTCGAGATGTTCCGCAGATCTCCGGGGCCACGCAGCTCACAGCGGTCCCCAACCCCAGCCAGAAGTCGGAGTCTAAAGGCAACGAAGACACATTAAGTCTGGGGTTTCCCCCTTCAAGAGGTACGTTGAGTCAAGAGTCGTCGACTGGactacttttaaatttgcctaaACCGAAGAAGCGCACGGAACCAGTGAAAATTTCCATTCCTGAAATTCAGAGAGGCGAC TCAGATTCAGATGAGGATGAACCAGCGAAGAAGAAGGTACTGCCTCAG GGCTCTGGCGGCGGCCTCTCATCTCTTCTGCCTCAGCCACGGAACCTGGTCCTCAAGGAAACCCAGCGGCCCTTGGTGCCCCACACCCTCACCAAGCGACCTCAGGAATCCAGGACACCGGCTCGCTCGCTGGGTGCCACCCCGGCTCCGGGGGCCAGTGCCTCACCCTCGGCTATCAAGGCAGCGGCCAAGTCTGCTGCCATGCAGCTGGCACGGCAGATGGCGCAAGAGGAGGATGGCAGTGATGAGGAGGTGGCCCCCGAAAACTACTTCTCCCTGCAGGACAGCGTGGAGCCACCCCCAGCTACCCCGGTTTCTGACCCCGAGCCCTCTACTGCCTCtgtcctgcccccacccccaggcatgGAGGCCCCCTTTCAGTCAGACGCCCCTCTAGATTTTGGTTCGGCCCCACAGGGATGCACGAGACCTAGTAGTACCTGGGATGGGCAGGAGATGGATTCATACTACCCTCAGTACCAGGATGCCACTGGTCAAATTCCAGCAGCCGATGCATTTTCCCAG GAGTACTACGCTGGGAACTATTACCAGGAGTCTGAGAGTGGCGTGACGGGGGGGGAAGAAGCCGGTTCATCGTCCCTGTTTGACGACGAGGCG TTCCGGCGACTCCAAGGGAAGCGGAACCGGGGAAAAGAGGAAGTGAAATTTCTCGAAATAAAGGGAGATGACCAGCTCAGCGGGAGCCAGCAGTGGTTGACCAAAAATATGACTGAAGAGAAGGAGCAGCGTAAATCGTTTAGCAAG AAAAAAGGAGAGCAGCCCACAGGACAACAGCGGCGTAAGCACCAAATCACGTATCTCATTCATCAG GCAAAGGAGCGGGAACTGGAGCTGAAGAACAGCTGGGCCGATAACAAACTGACCCGTCGGCAAACGCAAGCCAAATACGGCTTCTAG
- the mrpl24 gene encoding probable 39S ribosomal protein L24, mitochondrial, translating into MRLTALLAMAARVKVPADYRYATSRPWSIAAKRLNPPGKKRRKVFFEPIAHEDWSVFRGDTVEILSGKDSGKQGKVVQVFRNRNWVILEGLNTHYRYIGKSADYRGTYIASEAPLLLKDIALVDPSDRIPTQVEWRYTEEGERVRVSVRTGRIIPKPVFQRKDGIVPQQWKDGPKDTSPEDALEKTYMASLKTLEEEVMEKLGIQETRRHRKSFWY; encoded by the exons ATGAGATTGACAGCGCTTCTGGCCATGGCGGCTCGGGTGAAGGTGCCAGCCGACTACCGCTACGCCACCAGCCGGCCGTGGAGCATCGCAGCGAAAAGACTCAACCCACCTGGCAAGAAGAGGCGGAAGGTTTTTTTTGAGCCCATTGCCCACGAAGACTGGTCCGTTTTCCGTGGCGATACA GTGGAGATACTTTCCGGTAAAGACAGCGGGAAGCAGGGCAAGGTTGTCCAGGTTTTCCGGAACCGTAACTGGGTCATTCTGGAGGGTCTCAACACG cactacAGATATATTGGAAAATCTGCAGATTACAGGGGCACATATATTGCCAGTGAAGCACCCCTCCTCCTGAAAGACATCGCCCTTGTCGATCCCTCCGACAG GATACCCACGCAGGTGGAGTGGAGATACACagaggagggggagagggtgCGGGTGTCGGTCCGAACAGGCCGAATCATCCCCAAGCCGGTATTTCAGCGTAAGGATGGCATTGTACCCCAGCAGTGGAAAG ATGGTCCCAAGGACACATCCCCAGAAGATGCTCTGGAGAAGACCTACATGGCCTCGCTGAAGACGCTTGAAGAGGAAGTCATGGAGAAGCTGGGTATCCAGGAGACAAGGAGGCACAGGAAGAGCTTCTGGTACTGA
- the LOC125718639 gene encoding hepatoma-derived growth factor-like isoform X1, with protein MTRYSCRCWCCKARHLLGKWGNVGEAGLERELEVGGRLRSAKSLRRRKSVCSDNNTERGFTIDELPEGAVKSPSNKYQVFFFGTHETAFLGPKDLFPYEECKEKFGKPTKRKGFSEGLWEIENNPTVKAAGYEPTKKDAPSEGAEKPMGDSEPGPEGSSDEDEGNLVIDEKNEKGGVKRRADDSLEASPKRSKDPEAEGLGEGKGECKTSNAEGATSDHVEPKPNDTAGAESATPVTLPPAADPTATGESKPEGQANPPTESQLTSDKAVTDSA; from the exons ATGACACGGTACTCGTGTCGGTGTTGGTGCTGTAAAGCGCGGCACTTGTTAGGAAAATGGGGAAACGTGGGGGAGGCAGGGCTAGAGAGAGAGCTCGAGGTGGGCGGACGGTTACGCAGCGCAAAGTCCCTCCGGCGGAGGAAAAGCGTTTGCAGCGATAACAACACGGAAAGAGGCTTTACC ATTGATGAGTTGCCAGAAGGTGCCGTCAAGTCTCCTTCCAACAAGTACCAGGTGTTCTTCTTTGGGACGCACGAGAC GGCTTTTCTTGGACCCAAGGACTTGTTTCCATATGAAGAGTGcaaggagaagtttgggaagcCCACTAAGCGGAAAGGTTTCAGTGAGGGCCTTTGGGAGATTGAGAACAACCCCACGGTGAAGGCGGCGGGATACGAG CCAACAAAGAAGGACGCTCCCTCAGAGGGGGCAGAGAAGCCCATGGGGGACTCCGAGCCTGGGCCCGAAGGCAGCAGTGATGAAGACGAGGGCAACCTTGTCATTGATGAGAAAAACGAGAAGGGGGGAGTCAAGCGGAGAGCGGACGATTCGTTGGAG GCCTCCCCCAAGAGATCCAAGGACCCTGAGGCAGAGGGGCTGGGGGAGGGTAAAGGAGAGTGCAAGACATCGAACGCTGAAGGTGCCACCAGTGACCATGTGGAGCCAAAGCCCAATGATACTGCAGGGGCGGAGTCTGCCACCCCTGTGACTCTGCCTCCTGCAGCAGACCCAACTGCCACTGGCGAGTCAAAGCCAGAGGGCCAAGCCAACCCACCAACTGAGAGCCAGTTGACATCTGATAAG GCCGTCACAGACAGTGCTTAG
- the mrpl9 gene encoding 39S ribosomal protein L9, mitochondrial, with the protein MLAHSRFVLQNLVRDLSKVTVSTVQRISQTACKNTVVVERWWQVPLSKEGRPPRLYSRRHRVYRLVEDTKHAAKPEKMELILTQTVPKLGGRGDMVFVKKALGRNKLLPEGLAVYASPENKEMFQEELRQLREGKVEDRIQTRTGKMTVEYLKRCRLEVGMKNNVQWVLSKEIVCRQFLLKLGVFVPADALTLPDEPITCWGEYWCEVKVNGINAIRLPMSVVKFIKPRMQRYKNRLEKQPPGKAQDLPKDEES; encoded by the exons ATGTTGGCTCATAGTCGTTTTGTCCTTCAAAATTTGGTCCGGGATCTAAGTAAAGTCACGGTTTCTACTGTTCAGCGCATCTCGCAAACAGCTTGCAAG AACACAGTTGTGGTTGAAAGATGGTGGCAGGTTCCACTGTCAAAAGAAGGACGGCCCCCTAGGCTCTACTCCCGCCGACATCGCGTTTATCGACTTGTGGAGGATACGAAGCATGCGGCTAAGCCTGAAAAAATGGAACTCATCCTGACACAGACTGTTCCTA AGCTGGGGGGCCGAGGTGACATGGTTTTCGTGAAGAAAGCTTTAGGCCGCAACAAGCTTCTGCCTGAGGGCCTGGCAGTGTACGCCTCACCAGAAAACAAGGAGATGTTCCAAGAAGAATTAAGG CAACTGCGTGAGGGGAAAGTGGAGGACAGGATACAGACACGCACCGGAAAGATG ACTGTTGAGTACCTGAAACGCTGCCGGCTGGAGGTGGGGATGAAAAACAACGTGCAGTGGGTGCTGTCAAAGGAGATTGTGTGTCGTCAGTTCCTTTTAAAG CTGGGAGTGTTTGTACCAGCTGATGCCTTGACCCTACCAGACGAACCAATCACATGTTGGGGAGAGTATTGGTGCGAGGTCAAG GTGAACGGCATCAACGCGATCCGTCTCCCGATGTCCGTGGTGAAGTTCATCAAGCCAAGAATGCAGCGTTATAAAAACAGGCTGGAAAAGCAGCCACCGGGCAAAGCACAGGATTTACCCAAAGACGAGGAGTCTTAG
- the LOC125718639 gene encoding hepatoma-derived growth factor-like isoform X2 — protein MPRSNRQREYKPGDLVFAKMKGYPHWPARIDELPEGAVKSPSNKYQVFFFGTHETAFLGPKDLFPYEECKEKFGKPTKRKGFSEGLWEIENNPTVKAAGYEPTKKDAPSEGAEKPMGDSEPGPEGSSDEDEGNLVIDEKNEKGGVKRRADDSLEASPKRSKDPEAEGLGEGKGECKTSNAEGATSDHVEPKPNDTAGAESATPVTLPPAADPTATGESKPEGQANPPTESQLTSDKAVTDSA, from the exons ATGCCCAGATCGAACAGGCAAAGAGAATACAAACCTGGCGATCTCGTGTTTGCAAAAATGAAGGGATATCCCCACTGGCCGGCAAGG ATTGATGAGTTGCCAGAAGGTGCCGTCAAGTCTCCTTCCAACAAGTACCAGGTGTTCTTCTTTGGGACGCACGAGAC GGCTTTTCTTGGACCCAAGGACTTGTTTCCATATGAAGAGTGcaaggagaagtttgggaagcCCACTAAGCGGAAAGGTTTCAGTGAGGGCCTTTGGGAGATTGAGAACAACCCCACGGTGAAGGCGGCGGGATACGAG CCAACAAAGAAGGACGCTCCCTCAGAGGGGGCAGAGAAGCCCATGGGGGACTCCGAGCCTGGGCCCGAAGGCAGCAGTGATGAAGACGAGGGCAACCTTGTCATTGATGAGAAAAACGAGAAGGGGGGAGTCAAGCGGAGAGCGGACGATTCGTTGGAG GCCTCCCCCAAGAGATCCAAGGACCCTGAGGCAGAGGGGCTGGGGGAGGGTAAAGGAGAGTGCAAGACATCGAACGCTGAAGGTGCCACCAGTGACCATGTGGAGCCAAAGCCCAATGATACTGCAGGGGCGGAGTCTGCCACCCCTGTGACTCTGCCTCCTGCAGCAGACCCAACTGCCACTGGCGAGTCAAAGCCAGAGGGCCAAGCCAACCCACCAACTGAGAGCCAGTTGACATCTGATAAG GCCGTCACAGACAGTGCTTAG
- the LOC125718645 gene encoding protein S100-A1-like, with the protein MSSKLQSAMESLIQVFHKYSSKEGDKHKLSNVEMKSLLQDELREFLAVSQDPMFVEKLMNDLDENHDGEVDFKEFVVLVATLTVACNNFFVGQTKG; encoded by the exons ATGTCTTCCAAGCTTCAGAGTGCGATGGAGAGCCTGATCCAGGTATTTCACAAATACTCTTCTAAGGAGGGAGACAAGCACAAGCTGAGTAATGTAGAAATGAAGAGCCTGCTGCAAGATGAGCTTCGAGAATTCCTTGCT GTGAGCCAGGATCCAATGTTTGTCGAAAAGCTCATGAATGACCTGGATGAGAACCATGATGGTGAAGTGGACTTCAAGGAATTCGTCGTTCTGGTGGCAACGCTGACTGTGGCGTGTAATAACTTTTTCGTGGGTCAGACAAAGGGCTGA